A stretch of Porites lutea chromosome 5, jaPorLute2.1, whole genome shotgun sequence DNA encodes these proteins:
- the LOC140937029 gene encoding small ribosomal subunit protein uS13, giving the protein MFALTAIKGVGRRYANLVCKKADVDMKKRAGELTDDEVERVITIMQNPRQYKIPDWFLNRQKDIRDGKYSQILANNLESKLREDLERLKKIRAHRGLRHYWGLRVRGQHTKTTGRKGRTVGVAKKKN; this is encoded by the exons atgtttGCTCTGACCGCAATCAAG GGTGTGGGAAGGAGGTATGCCAACCTTGTTTGCAAGAAGGCTGATGTTGACATGAAAAAACGTGCAGGAGAACTTACAGATGATGAG GTGGAGCGTGTCATTACTATAATGCAGAATCCAAGGCAGTACAAAATCCCTGATTGGTTCCTTAACAGGCAGAAGGACATCAGAGATGGCAAATACTCACAG ATACTTGCTAACAATCTTGAAAGCAAGCTTCGTGAAGATCTTGAGAGACTGAAGAAGATCCGTGCTCATCGTGGTCTTCGTCATTACTGGGG TCTGCGTGTGCGAGGACAGCATACGAAGACCACTGGTCGCAAGGGCAGAACTGTTGGTGTTGCCAAGAAGAAGAACTAA